The Terracoccus luteus genome includes a region encoding these proteins:
- a CDS encoding ATP-binding protein, with translation MAAPDPLDGLAEAGGSGVGDGLSSALFGRLRELNALNGMVDGLLSGQTSVARVALLSGHSGVGKSALASAALERATALGAEVVRIACEPFHDGMSFFPIREIVRHLTFGRPLDQAVAEMYGENSTQSEMAAVSESPTAEPSSRREALVGTFTNVIVGRFLVAGHAPLIIFIDDLEHLDAGSADALICLISRLSEAPVLIMGAYRRDLTTTSTHPLRTVITTARRVDGMLNLLEIGTFGERDITELTQVMLGGPCDLPGAFYDKLAKETEGNPLFIREILRTLSTITPMVERPPLRVVDGLWTFGGQVDGWKIPETVEDVIAARLDALEADRRQDLEFAAVVGRRFAFEVLTRLSSVGEDDLLSHLEQFLSFDIIREVEAQDDTFEFSHGKIRDVLYESLSGLRRRKIHARVAEVLTHFIGSTNEDWDALIGTHLYRASSHADAFPYLLRAARSAAKTGSAREAASLYRNAYVAADHAVPSGYESKSSVALELVEALLGINETDEARALLVDVLNGTTTADTRAMALNFLGDALLFQGRIAESLEAYAQCESLARANQLEEAICEVACDLAEVHGRQYEKLAGSDPTAAGRHGETSRHYVDEAYARVNRIRSATLKARTLRNKAKQLRVAGDITGAIDLYLESNACVDARVAGHRFLIPYAKALRLQGDVDEAARVVDRVMDWSVQAGSRRSEGIALQYRGLMRMMAAHNDATLEEAKADLVKALQLHRVVRFVQGIHETELSLGEVTLRLGSLEEALDHLRTAVGTPTSDLRFVLVAAAEELDANGETDRADVLRTAATTPEAFEP, from the coding sequence GTGGCCGCGCCGGACCCGCTCGACGGGCTTGCTGAGGCAGGGGGAAGCGGAGTGGGGGACGGGCTTAGCTCGGCACTTTTCGGACGGCTTAGAGAGCTTAACGCCCTCAACGGGATGGTTGACGGCCTCCTTTCGGGGCAAACCTCGGTGGCCCGGGTCGCACTCCTTTCCGGCCACAGCGGCGTCGGCAAGTCAGCGCTGGCGTCAGCGGCGTTGGAGCGCGCGACGGCCTTAGGGGCCGAGGTGGTCCGAATTGCATGCGAGCCGTTTCACGACGGGATGAGCTTCTTCCCCATCCGCGAAATCGTGCGTCACCTGACGTTTGGGCGACCCCTGGACCAGGCCGTGGCCGAGATGTATGGAGAGAACTCGACGCAGTCCGAGATGGCCGCCGTGAGCGAGTCGCCCACTGCCGAGCCGAGCAGTCGCCGCGAGGCCCTTGTGGGCACGTTCACCAATGTCATCGTTGGACGGTTCTTGGTCGCAGGACACGCGCCGCTCATCATCTTCATTGACGACCTCGAGCACCTTGACGCGGGGAGTGCCGACGCCCTGATCTGCCTTATTTCCCGGCTGTCGGAGGCGCCGGTTCTCATCATGGGCGCCTACCGGCGAGACCTCACCACAACCTCGACGCACCCGCTTCGGACGGTCATCACGACGGCTCGTCGCGTCGACGGGATGCTGAATTTGTTGGAGATCGGCACGTTCGGCGAACGCGACATCACCGAACTAACACAGGTGATGTTGGGGGGGCCGTGCGACCTCCCGGGCGCCTTTTACGACAAACTTGCAAAGGAGACCGAGGGAAATCCACTCTTCATCCGAGAGATCCTTAGGACGCTCAGCACCATCACTCCTATGGTGGAGCGCCCTCCGCTGCGTGTCGTTGACGGCCTATGGACCTTCGGTGGGCAGGTGGACGGCTGGAAGATCCCCGAGACAGTTGAGGACGTCATCGCTGCCCGCCTTGACGCGCTCGAGGCCGATCGTCGCCAGGACCTAGAGTTCGCGGCCGTGGTCGGACGTCGGTTCGCCTTCGAGGTTTTGACGCGGTTGAGTTCAGTAGGCGAAGATGATCTGCTGTCGCACCTCGAGCAATTCCTGTCTTTCGACATCATTCGTGAAGTCGAAGCTCAGGATGACACGTTCGAGTTCTCCCATGGCAAGATCCGCGACGTGCTCTACGAGTCCCTGAGTGGCCTGCGCCGCCGAAAAATTCACGCCCGGGTCGCTGAGGTGCTTACGCACTTCATCGGTTCCACGAATGAGGACTGGGACGCGCTCATCGGGACCCACCTTTATCGTGCCTCGAGTCACGCAGACGCCTTTCCCTACCTACTCCGTGCTGCACGGAGCGCTGCAAAGACCGGCAGCGCGCGCGAGGCGGCATCCTTATACCGCAACGCGTACGTGGCTGCCGACCACGCGGTTCCGAGCGGATACGAGTCCAAGAGCTCGGTAGCCCTAGAACTCGTCGAGGCATTGCTTGGCATCAACGAAACCGACGAAGCCCGCGCGCTGCTCGTTGACGTCTTGAACGGGACGACGACCGCGGACACTAGGGCGATGGCCTTGAACTTCCTCGGGGACGCACTGTTGTTCCAGGGCAGGATCGCCGAGTCATTGGAGGCCTACGCGCAGTGCGAATCACTCGCGAGGGCGAATCAGTTGGAGGAAGCGATCTGTGAAGTCGCCTGTGACCTCGCCGAGGTCCACGGCCGTCAGTACGAGAAGCTGGCGGGCAGCGACCCCACGGCAGCGGGTCGACACGGTGAGACGAGTCGTCACTATGTGGATGAGGCTTATGCCCGTGTGAACCGGATTCGATCGGCGACTCTGAAGGCCCGCACGCTACGCAATAAGGCCAAACAGCTTCGCGTGGCCGGCGATATCACGGGCGCCATCGACCTCTACTTGGAGTCCAACGCCTGTGTCGACGCTCGCGTCGCGGGTCACCGGTTCCTGATCCCCTACGCAAAGGCGTTGCGCCTGCAGGGCGACGTGGACGAAGCGGCCCGAGTCGTCGACCGCGTCATGGACTGGAGTGTCCAGGCAGGGTCTCGCCGTTCCGAGGGCATCGCCCTTCAGTACCGCGGTCTCATGCGCATGATGGCCGCCCACAACGACGCCACACTGGAGGAAGCCAAAGCAGACTTGGTGAAGGCTCTGCAGTTGCATAGAGTTGTTAGGTTTGTACAGGGCATTCACGAGACGGAGCTGAGCCTCGGGGAAGTCACGCTGCGGCTCGGCAGCCTAGAGGAGGCCCTCGACCACCTTCGCACAGCAGTCGGCACGCCTACATCCGATCTCCGGTTCGTGCTCGTGGCGGCGGCGGAAGAGCTCGACGCGAATGGCGAGACCGACCGCGCCGACGTGCTGCGGACCGCTGCCACGACGCCCGAGGCCTTCGAGCCGTGA
- a CDS encoding pentapeptide repeat-containing protein: MGNSLVVSAGVGLVLIATERAFESRARRAEQTRGERERFIASLLATESLTGVDLRKRDLSGTFFTGRALPDAKLTECDLSQTDFRACALTSATLDHARLDSANFHNADLRGVQAIGVTGHGAHFDGVSGHESVWSGARMTGASFSRANLFRASLRAVSIADGDFKGANLKEADAVGATFPNSDFRTAIMSGADLRNADLRRCDLRGADLTDARLDGSDLSGADLTDSRLGGASLTDARWDHNTIWPNGLIPSPRGEERRSS, translated from the coding sequence ATGGGCAACAGCCTCGTGGTCAGCGCGGGAGTTGGTCTGGTTCTCATAGCGACTGAGCGGGCCTTCGAGTCACGTGCGCGGCGGGCCGAACAGACCCGAGGCGAGCGAGAGCGCTTCATCGCGAGCTTGTTGGCGACGGAGTCGCTTACAGGGGTCGACCTCCGCAAGCGAGATCTCAGCGGGACGTTCTTTACCGGTCGGGCCCTACCCGATGCCAAACTTACCGAATGCGACCTGTCGCAGACGGACTTCCGCGCGTGCGCGCTCACGTCCGCCACGCTTGATCACGCCCGTCTGGACAGCGCCAACTTCCACAACGCAGATCTCCGAGGCGTGCAGGCGATAGGGGTGACCGGTCACGGGGCACACTTCGACGGAGTGAGCGGCCACGAGTCCGTATGGTCGGGCGCCCGAATGACGGGCGCCTCCTTCAGCCGGGCCAATCTTTTTCGAGCCAGCCTCAGAGCGGTTAGCATCGCCGACGGGGACTTTAAGGGCGCGAACCTCAAGGAGGCCGACGCCGTGGGCGCAACGTTCCCGAACTCGGACTTCCGGACCGCCATTATGAGCGGCGCTGACCTCAGGAACGCAGATCTGCGACGCTGTGACTTGCGTGGCGCCGACCTGACAGATGCGCGACTCGACGGCAGTGATCTTAGCGGGGCGGACCTCACGGACTCTCGGCTCGGGGGCGCATCCTTGACCGATGCCAGATGGGACCACAACACAATATGGCCAAACGGACTAATCCCCTCGCCTCGTGGCGAAGAAAGGCGCTCATCGTGA
- a CDS encoding Cof-type HAD-IIB family hydrolase — MTLFCSDIDGTLLNPERTLSDRTVAAIRSTIDAGHTFVLCSSRMPASMRILEGLYDGNGTPMIAYNGGLVLRDDGAVALDVPIPKDEARELYAKCVQLHLHISAYVADDWYAWADDYWTRREANNTAVQPSRLSVHEYFTEQALIGGSPHKLMCMGEADLINRLSDVVASMKGLVSYRSKDTYLEIASIGCSKGDGVKSVAQTLDVPLSDVVFFGDNYNDLPAFKVVGTSVAVANGRPEVLAAATHTTARHHDDGVAQFLESWVLR; from the coding sequence GTGACCCTGTTCTGTTCCGACATTGACGGGACGTTACTCAACCCTGAGCGAACACTCTCGGATCGCACGGTCGCCGCCATCCGCTCGACGATTGATGCCGGACATACCTTCGTGCTGTGCTCGTCGCGGATGCCAGCGTCCATGCGAATCCTGGAAGGTCTTTATGACGGCAACGGAACGCCTATGATCGCCTACAACGGTGGTCTAGTGCTTCGCGACGACGGTGCCGTAGCGCTTGACGTGCCCATCCCTAAAGATGAGGCTCGCGAGCTATACGCAAAGTGTGTCCAGTTACATCTTCACATCAGTGCCTACGTGGCAGACGATTGGTACGCGTGGGCGGACGACTACTGGACCCGGCGTGAGGCCAATAACACGGCAGTTCAGCCGTCAAGACTCTCTGTTCACGAATACTTTACTGAGCAGGCGCTCATCGGCGGCAGCCCACACAAGTTGATGTGTATGGGTGAAGCCGACCTCATCAACCGCCTGTCGGACGTCGTTGCGTCCATGAAGGGCCTCGTGAGTTACCGTTCCAAGGACACCTATTTGGAAATCGCCAGCATCGGGTGTTCGAAAGGAGATGGTGTGAAGTCTGTTGCGCAGACGCTAGATGTACCGCTCTCGGACGTCGTCTTCTTCGGTGACAACTACAACGATTTGCCCGCCTTCAAGGTAGTGGGGACGTCGGTCGCGGTGGCTAATGGCCGCCCGGAGGTACTGGCCGCAGCCACCCACACCACGGCGCGACACCATGACGACGGTGTCGCCCAATTTCTCGAGAGTTGGGTGCTCCGGTGA
- a CDS encoding DUF3151 domain-containing protein: MTDNLLGIPETRLPLDPAAGRLDDGVDPPAVARAYPASALAWAVLAEDALADGDRDVEAYAYARTGYHRSLDALRRSGWRGQGPVPWSHEPNRGFLRALAALALAARAIGESDEETRCTEFLRASSTDAARELGL; this comes from the coding sequence GTGACTGACAATTTGTTGGGCATACCTGAGACACGCCTACCTCTCGATCCCGCCGCCGGGAGATTGGATGACGGGGTGGACCCTCCCGCTGTCGCCCGGGCCTACCCCGCGTCGGCGCTGGCGTGGGCCGTTTTGGCCGAGGACGCTCTCGCTGACGGGGACCGTGATGTCGAGGCGTACGCCTATGCTCGTACGGGCTACCACAGGTCGCTGGACGCTTTGCGCCGATCGGGGTGGCGTGGCCAAGGACCGGTGCCGTGGTCGCATGAGCCGAACCGCGGGTTCCTGCGGGCGTTGGCGGCGCTGGCGCTGGCGGCTCGCGCGATCGGCGAGAGCGACGAGGAAACCCGCTGCACCGAGTTCCTCCGTGCCAGCTCGACAGATGCTGCCCGAGAGCTTGGTCTTTAG
- a CDS encoding adenylosuccinate synthase, translating to MPTIVLVGAQWGDEGKGKATDLLGSSVDYVVKFNGGNNAGHTVVIEKDGKREKYALHLLPSGILSPNCTPVIGNGVVVDLSVLFEELDGLDARGVDTGKLLVSSNAHVIAPYNRTIDKVTERFLGSRRIGTTGRGIGPTYADKMNRIGIRVQDLYDEGILRQKVEAALDFKNQVLAKIYNRRAVEVDEVVTELLSYAERLRPMVVDTSLELGRALDRGDTVLFEAGQATLLDVDHGTYPYVTSSNAVSAGACTGSGVPPTRIDSVIAILKAYTTRVGEGPFPTELHDDDGEFLRKTGAEYGTTTGRPRRCGWLDVVIGRYATRINGVTDFVITKLDVLTGLDRVPICVAYDVDGVRHDEMPMGQSDFHHATPIYEEMPGWWEDITECRTFDELPENAQKYVLRVEELIGARVSAIGVGPGRDEIIERHDLHPGRHRA from the coding sequence ATGCCGACAATCGTGCTCGTCGGAGCGCAGTGGGGCGACGAGGGCAAGGGCAAGGCGACCGACCTGCTCGGCAGCAGCGTCGACTACGTCGTGAAGTTCAACGGCGGGAACAACGCCGGTCACACGGTCGTGATCGAGAAGGACGGCAAGCGCGAGAAGTACGCGCTGCACCTGCTGCCCTCCGGCATCCTCAGCCCCAACTGCACTCCCGTCATCGGCAACGGTGTCGTCGTCGACCTGTCCGTGCTCTTCGAAGAGCTCGACGGCCTCGACGCCCGGGGCGTCGACACGGGCAAGCTGCTCGTCAGCAGCAACGCGCACGTCATCGCCCCGTACAACCGAACCATCGACAAGGTCACCGAACGCTTCCTCGGCAGCCGCCGCATCGGCACAACCGGGCGTGGCATCGGGCCGACGTACGCCGACAAGATGAACCGCATCGGCATTCGGGTGCAGGACCTCTACGACGAGGGCATCCTGCGCCAGAAGGTCGAGGCCGCCCTCGACTTCAAGAACCAGGTGCTGGCCAAGATCTACAACCGCCGCGCGGTCGAGGTCGACGAGGTCGTCACCGAGCTGCTGTCGTACGCCGAGCGCCTGCGCCCCATGGTCGTCGACACCTCGCTCGAGCTGGGCCGCGCCCTCGACCGCGGCGACACCGTGCTCTTCGAGGCCGGTCAGGCCACGCTGCTCGACGTCGACCACGGCACCTACCCTTACGTGACCTCGAGCAACGCCGTGTCGGCCGGAGCCTGCACCGGGTCGGGTGTGCCGCCGACCCGCATCGACTCGGTCATCGCGATCCTCAAGGCGTACACGACCCGCGTCGGCGAGGGTCCCTTCCCGACCGAGCTGCATGACGACGACGGCGAGTTCCTGCGCAAGACGGGCGCCGAGTACGGCACGACCACCGGCCGCCCGCGCCGCTGCGGCTGGCTGGACGTCGTCATCGGCCGATACGCCACCCGCATCAACGGCGTCACCGACTTCGTCATCACCAAGCTCGACGTGCTCACCGGCCTCGACCGTGTGCCGATCTGCGTCGCCTACGACGTCGATGGCGTGCGTCACGACGAGATGCCCATGGGGCAGAGCGACTTCCACCACGCGACGCCGATCTACGAGGAGATGCCCGGCTGGTGGGAGGACATCACCGAGTGCCGCACCTTCGACGAGCTGCCCGAGAACGCGCAGAAGTACGTGCTGCGCGTCGAGGAGCTCATCGGCGCCCGCGTCTCCGCCATCGGAGTCGGCCCCGGCCGCGACGAGATCATCGAGCGCCACGACCTGCACCCCGGGCGCCACCGTGCCTGA
- the lysS gene encoding lysine--tRNA ligase, with the protein MQTSDTPPPTQAATDAEAGVTASDWVTRLADEVLAEAQQRGVAGPIVCASGISPSGPIHLGNFRELITPHLVADEIARRGIAVEHLLSWDDFDRFRRVPKNLPGVDESWEQYIGMPLTSVPPPAGSAHASWADHFKAPLLEAMEATGIEVRQVSQTEQYRAGVYRDQVLLAMRERFAIDTVLDQYRTLEAVEAARQKATGKGKGPQGQGAQGKQGKAAKLTDEQAAAATEAERGSGAASEDDGSEGKAGYYPFKPFCSECGTDFTTVTAYDDDTHALTYDCTRCGHHETVDLDTFTNGKLVWKVDWPMRWAHEHVLFEPSGVDHQSPGSSFVVGKDLAPIFGWERPVGPMYAFVGIAGMAKMSSSKGGVPIPADALEVMEAPVLRWLYARRRPNQSFDVAFGPELQRLYDEWDALARKVETGTAQPADLAAHQRATSTARGPLATTPRPMPFRTIASVMDVTQGDEAQTVRILSQLDPEHPVGSVDELRPRLDRAQRWVLGYVPEEDRTVVRTEPDAALLASLDAQQREALGLLVDGLGDHWSLDGLTHLVYAVPKIQRGIDPDAKVKDPELSAEQRSFFVLVYRLLVSRDTGPRLPTLLLAVGADRVRSLLRP; encoded by the coding sequence ATGCAGACCAGCGACACCCCGCCACCCACCCAGGCCGCGACGGACGCGGAGGCCGGCGTCACGGCATCCGACTGGGTGACCCGCCTCGCCGACGAGGTGCTCGCCGAGGCGCAGCAACGCGGCGTCGCCGGGCCCATCGTCTGCGCGTCGGGCATCAGCCCGTCGGGGCCGATCCACCTCGGCAACTTCCGTGAGCTGATCACCCCGCACCTCGTCGCCGACGAGATCGCCCGCCGCGGCATCGCCGTCGAGCACCTGCTCAGCTGGGACGACTTCGACCGCTTCCGCCGCGTGCCGAAGAACCTGCCCGGCGTCGACGAGTCGTGGGAGCAGTACATCGGGATGCCGCTCACCTCGGTGCCGCCGCCCGCGGGCTCCGCACACGCGAGCTGGGCCGACCACTTCAAGGCGCCGCTGCTCGAGGCGATGGAGGCCACCGGCATCGAGGTGCGCCAGGTCAGCCAGACCGAGCAGTACCGCGCCGGCGTCTACCGCGACCAGGTGCTGCTCGCGATGCGCGAGCGGTTCGCCATCGACACGGTGCTCGACCAGTACCGCACGCTCGAGGCCGTCGAGGCCGCGCGCCAGAAGGCGACCGGAAAGGGCAAGGGGCCGCAGGGCCAGGGCGCCCAGGGCAAGCAGGGCAAGGCCGCGAAGCTCACCGACGAGCAGGCCGCCGCCGCGACCGAGGCCGAGCGCGGCTCGGGCGCCGCGAGCGAGGACGACGGCAGCGAGGGCAAGGCCGGCTACTACCCCTTCAAGCCCTTCTGCAGCGAGTGCGGCACCGACTTCACGACCGTCACCGCGTACGACGACGACACCCACGCGCTGACCTACGACTGCACCCGCTGCGGCCACCACGAGACCGTCGACCTGGACACCTTCACCAACGGCAAGCTCGTGTGGAAGGTCGACTGGCCGATGCGCTGGGCCCACGAGCACGTGCTCTTCGAGCCCTCCGGCGTCGACCACCAGAGCCCCGGCAGCAGCTTCGTCGTCGGCAAGGACCTCGCGCCGATCTTCGGCTGGGAGCGGCCCGTCGGCCCGATGTACGCCTTCGTCGGTATCGCCGGCATGGCCAAGATGAGCTCGAGCAAGGGCGGCGTGCCGATCCCCGCCGACGCCCTCGAGGTCATGGAGGCGCCGGTGCTGCGCTGGCTCTACGCGCGCCGCCGGCCCAACCAGAGCTTCGACGTCGCCTTCGGCCCCGAGCTGCAGCGCCTCTACGACGAGTGGGACGCCCTCGCCCGCAAGGTCGAGACCGGCACCGCCCAGCCGGCCGACCTCGCCGCCCACCAGCGCGCCACGTCGACGGCGCGGGGCCCGCTGGCCACGACGCCGCGGCCGATGCCGTTCCGCACCATCGCCTCGGTCATGGACGTCACCCAGGGCGATGAGGCGCAGACCGTGCGCATCCTCAGCCAGCTCGACCCCGAGCACCCCGTCGGCTCCGTCGACGAGCTGCGCCCGCGCCTCGACCGCGCCCAGCGCTGGGTGCTCGGCTACGTGCCCGAGGAGGACCGCACCGTCGTGCGCACCGAGCCGGATGCCGCGTTGCTCGCCTCGCTGGACGCGCAGCAGCGTGAGGCGCTGGGGCTGCTCGTCGACGGGCTGGGTGACCACTGGTCGCTCGACGGGCTGACGCACCTCGTCTACGCCGTGCCGAAGATCCAGCGCGGCATCGACCCCGACGCCAAGGTCAAGGACCCCGAGCTGTCGGCCGAGCAGCGCTCGTTCTTCGTGCTCGTCTACCGGCTGCTCGTCAGCCGCGACACGGGTCCGCGGCTGCCCACGCTGCTGCTCGCCGTCGGTGCCGACCGGGTGCGTTCGCTGCTGCGCCCCTGA
- a CDS encoding M28 family metallopeptidase — protein sequence MSPRLARSAIALVSFALLAGCTSAPGTSVPASSAPTTSAAASTDTTTSSSPTTSVTAPTSAARPTASASPTTTRPPVAQPFDVGAVQQRVRAIAAIGSRDAVSPAYARAATYVTGQLESVGWRVRAQRFEVPAGTSWGVRVPGGTSTNLIADPPGFDSTEPHVVIGAHLDTVPQAPGAEDNASGVATVVELARMLREQPAATPVRLVLFGAEEARVPAGTRYAFGSRHYVTTLTDAERRATRGMLALDRVGVAGRTVPVCSGGRGTASLARDVRAASPASVTNRCTNRASDHVSFEAAGIPAARLGSVPFDGYHSAGDVPSVVSDSQMRRTGAVAWAWLRSL from the coding sequence ATGTCGCCGCGCCTGGCCCGCTCCGCCATCGCCCTGGTCAGTTTCGCGCTGCTCGCCGGGTGCACGTCCGCGCCGGGCACGTCGGTACCGGCGTCGTCTGCGCCGACGACCTCAGCGGCGGCCTCGACGGATACGACGACCTCGTCGAGCCCGACCACGAGCGTGACCGCGCCGACGTCGGCGGCCCGCCCCACGGCATCCGCCTCACCGACCACGACGCGCCCGCCCGTCGCGCAACCGTTCGACGTCGGGGCCGTGCAGCAGCGGGTGCGCGCCATCGCCGCGATCGGTTCGCGCGACGCCGTCAGCCCCGCCTACGCCCGCGCCGCCACCTATGTGACCGGGCAGCTCGAGTCGGTGGGCTGGCGAGTGCGGGCCCAGCGCTTCGAGGTCCCTGCCGGCACGTCGTGGGGCGTGCGGGTGCCGGGCGGCACGAGCACGAACCTCATTGCCGACCCGCCGGGCTTCGACAGCACCGAACCGCACGTCGTCATCGGCGCGCACCTCGACACCGTGCCGCAGGCGCCGGGTGCGGAGGACAACGCCTCGGGCGTCGCGACCGTCGTCGAGCTGGCCCGCATGCTGCGCGAGCAGCCCGCCGCGACTCCCGTGCGCCTCGTCCTCTTCGGCGCCGAGGAGGCCCGCGTGCCCGCCGGCACCCGCTACGCCTTCGGATCGCGCCACTACGTCACGACGCTGACGGATGCCGAGCGGCGGGCGACGCGGGGCATGCTCGCCCTAGACCGGGTGGGCGTCGCCGGACGCACCGTGCCGGTCTGCTCGGGTGGGAGGGGGACCGCGAGCCTGGCCCGCGATGTGCGGGCGGCGTCACCGGCATCCGTGACGAACCGGTGCACCAACCGGGCGAGCGACCACGTCTCGTTCGAGGCGGCCGGCATCCCGGCGGCTCGGCTCGGCAGCGTGCCCTTCGACGGCTACCACTCCGCGGGCGACGTGCCGTCGGTCGTCAGCGACTCCCAGATGCGTCGTACCGGCGCCGTCGCGTGGGCCTGGCTGCGCTCGCTCTGA
- a CDS encoding HelD family protein: MAVEQAHVDRVMSELEKAGRRADDVQAEGLARGRIVKSGEVGYEEAAGLFERDALMFHAAKRRTALDTQYEGLVFGRLDIDHTLAKATGAAEAAPTELAPAGSPEREVRYIGRLGVRDDDYEPLVIDWRAPAASPFYRATPTQPMGVLRRRVLRSKGATVVGVEDDLMVPEAPDDLVVVGDGALMAALTRSRGERMRDIVATIQAHQDEAIRASARGVTEITGGPGTGKTVVALHRAAFLLYSDRRRFESGGILVLGPSGAYTAYIERVLPSLGEESVALRALGDVVDVMHTERFDEPAVARLKGSVGIRTLLGAAARGRVPGGPEQLRVFVAGRAVRLDARALDRVRSQVLRSGQRNVSANAARSALGEAAWAQVGDRGDRDARAEFVDKWDDHRDVDTFMTEWWPQVDPREVLLWLADADLVRRHARGSLTPEDAGALAASFALALETGTWSVADVALVDDLAARLGPVQEEVAEERGFYDIEELDDLSQYGVTEVQPVRRDEGASVRVTRNGDPRDRLLAGRIGSPDEYAHVLVDEAQDLSPMQWRMVARRGRHASWTVVGDAAQASWPVPAEAAAAREEAFGTQPRQSFHMDTNYRNAREIFDYAAEIVRRTVPDADIPQAVRETGIHPVEAPLGDDPVATVREVLAELLTQVDGSIAVITPRRHAGALSVLAGDGTGDAAAAGGEPVEGRVQVVDPMSTKGLEYDATVVVDPDEIVRESPGGVRVLYVALTRAAHRMTVLS, translated from the coding sequence ATCGCCGTCGAGCAGGCGCACGTCGACCGCGTCATGAGCGAGCTCGAGAAGGCCGGGCGGCGGGCCGACGACGTGCAGGCCGAAGGCCTGGCCCGGGGGCGCATCGTCAAGTCGGGCGAGGTCGGCTACGAGGAGGCCGCCGGCCTCTTCGAGCGCGACGCGCTGATGTTCCACGCCGCCAAGCGGCGCACGGCCCTCGACACCCAGTACGAGGGGCTCGTCTTCGGCCGCCTCGACATCGACCACACCCTCGCGAAGGCGACCGGCGCCGCCGAGGCCGCGCCGACCGAGCTCGCGCCGGCCGGCAGCCCCGAGCGCGAGGTGCGCTACATCGGCCGTCTCGGCGTGCGCGACGACGACTACGAGCCGCTCGTCATCGACTGGCGCGCCCCGGCCGCGTCGCCGTTCTACCGGGCGACGCCGACCCAGCCGATGGGTGTGCTGCGCCGACGGGTGCTGCGCAGCAAGGGCGCCACCGTCGTCGGCGTCGAGGACGACCTCATGGTCCCCGAGGCCCCCGACGACCTCGTCGTCGTCGGTGACGGCGCCCTCATGGCCGCCCTGACCCGCAGCCGCGGCGAGCGCATGCGCGACATCGTCGCCACCATCCAGGCCCACCAGGACGAAGCGATCCGGGCCAGCGCCCGCGGCGTCACCGAGATCACCGGCGGCCCCGGCACGGGCAAGACCGTCGTCGCCCTGCACCGCGCCGCGTTCCTGCTCTACTCCGACCGGCGACGGTTCGAGTCGGGTGGCATCCTCGTGCTCGGCCCGTCGGGCGCGTACACCGCGTACATCGAGCGGGTGCTGCCCTCCCTCGGCGAGGAGAGCGTCGCCCTGCGCGCTCTCGGCGACGTCGTCGACGTCATGCACACCGAGCGGTTCGACGAGCCCGCCGTCGCGCGGCTCAAGGGGTCCGTCGGCATCCGCACCCTGCTCGGGGCAGCGGCCCGCGGGCGCGTCCCGGGCGGACCCGAGCAGCTGCGCGTCTTCGTCGCCGGCCGCGCGGTGCGGCTCGACGCACGCGCCCTCGACCGCGTGCGCTCGCAGGTGCTTCGGTCGGGTCAGCGCAACGTCTCGGCGAACGCGGCCCGGTCGGCCCTCGGCGAGGCGGCGTGGGCCCAGGTCGGCGACCGCGGCGACCGTGACGCGCGCGCCGAGTTCGTCGACAAGTGGGACGACCACCGCGACGTCGACACCTTCATGACCGAGTGGTGGCCGCAGGTCGACCCGCGCGAGGTGTTGCTGTGGCTGGCCGACGCCGACCTCGTGCGCCGCCACGCGCGTGGCTCCCTCACCCCCGAGGATGCCGGGGCGCTGGCCGCGTCGTTCGCGCTCGCCCTCGAGACCGGGACGTGGTCGGTGGCCGACGTGGCCCTCGTCGACGACCTCGCCGCCCGGCTCGGGCCGGTGCAGGAGGAGGTCGCCGAGGAGCGCGGCTTCTACGACATCGAGGAGCTCGACGACCTCAGCCAGTACGGCGTCACCGAGGTACAGCCCGTGCGGCGCGACGAGGGCGCGTCGGTGCGGGTGACCCGCAACGGCGACCCGCGCGACCGGCTGCTCGCCGGGCGCATCGGGTCGCCCGACGAGTACGCGCACGTGCTCGTCGACGAGGCGCAGGACCTCTCCCCCATGCAGTGGCGCATGGTGGCCCGCCGCGGCCGCCACGCGTCGTGGACCGTCGTCGGCGACGCTGCCCAGGCCTCGTGGCCGGTGCCGGCCGAGGCCGCGGCGGCCCGCGAGGAGGCGTTCGGCACCCAGCCGCGCCAGTCGTTCCACATGGACACGAACTATCGCAACGCCCGCGAGATCTTCGACTACGCCGCCGAGATCGTGCGCCGCACGGTGCCCGACGCCGACATCCCGCAGGCGGTGCGCGAGACCGGCATCCACCCCGTCGAGGCGCCGCTCGGTGACGACCCGGTGGCGACCGTGCGCGAGGTGCTGGCCGAGCTGCTGACGCAGGTCGACGGGTCGATCGCCGTCATCACCCCCCGGCGCCACGCCGGGGCGCTGTCGGTGCTGGCCGGCGACGGCACGGGCGACGCCGCTGCAGCGGGCGGCGAGCCGGTCGAGGGCCGCGTCCAGGTCGTCGACCCGATGTCGACGAAGGGCCTCGAGTACGACGCGACGGTCGTCGTCGACCCCGACGAGATCGTGCGGGAGTCGCCGGGCGGCGTGAGGGTGCTCTACGTGGCCCTGACCCGGGCCGCGCACCGCATGACGGTGCTTTCCTGA